A single Roseomonas gilardii DNA region contains:
- a CDS encoding DUF2946 family protein: MRQARRPFLSLVAVLLLLQWSAALPACLRPFTGTAAAQLVELCSPSGPHRTILVGPDGQEVPKASPHPGCPMCHHMGVVLPPAPPAVLLQPTGFAVVTHDATRPGLPPIPPRGPPQQPRAPPIA, encoded by the coding sequence ATGCGCCAGGCCCGCCGCCCTTTCCTGAGCCTTGTGGCCGTGCTGCTCCTCCTGCAGTGGTCGGCGGCGCTCCCGGCCTGCCTTCGCCCCTTCACCGGCACCGCCGCGGCGCAGCTCGTGGAGCTGTGCAGTCCTTCCGGCCCCCATCGCACCATCCTGGTGGGGCCGGACGGCCAGGAGGTTCCGAAGGCCAGCCCGCATCCGGGTTGCCCGATGTGCCACCACATGGGCGTCGTGCTCCCGCCGGCACCTCCGGCGGTCCTGCTCCAGCCCACCGGCTTCGCGGTGGTCACGCATGACGCCACCCGGCCCGGCCTGCCGCCGATCCCGCCCCGCGGCCCGCCGCAGCAACCCCGCGCCCCACCCATCGCCTGA
- a CDS encoding GrpB family protein, translating to MLGLDDGRVFLVGHDPIWASLYASEERLIRSALQGLLVDVQHFGSTSIPGIRAKPILDLMVGVRCLSIADRFRPLFDGIGYEFQAGRQVPGGAFFAKGMPRTHHLHVVEWNGWKWRQNLAFRDRLRSAPCLARSYEAEKMALASRYPGDRASYTAAKADFIKRSIDASTL from the coding sequence TTGCTGGGTTTGGACGATGGCCGCGTTTTCCTGGTGGGACATGACCCCATCTGGGCTTCGCTCTATGCCTCGGAGGAGCGGCTCATCCGCTCCGCGCTGCAGGGCCTGCTGGTGGATGTCCAGCATTTCGGAAGCACCTCGATCCCGGGCATCCGCGCGAAGCCGATCCTGGACCTGATGGTCGGGGTCCGTTGCCTTTCCATCGCCGACCGGTTCCGGCCCCTGTTCGACGGCATCGGCTACGAGTTTCAGGCCGGCCGTCAGGTTCCGGGCGGGGCGTTCTTCGCCAAGGGGATGCCGCGCACCCACCACCTCCACGTCGTGGAATGGAACGGCTGGAAATGGCGGCAGAACCTCGCCTTCCGCGACCGCCTTCGCAGCGCGCCCTGCCTCGCACGGTCCTACGAGGCGGAGAAGATGGCGCTGGCGAGCCGCTATCCGGGGGACCGGGCCTCCTATACAGCGGCGAAGGCCGATTTCATCAAACGCAGTATCGACGCCTCCACGCTTTGA
- a CDS encoding CopD family protein — MRRLLPLLLLCGLWLVPLSGAWGHAALLGSDPADGASLAQPPDRLVLRFDEAVTPLDLRLAGPGGVTVLSHGTGQDSATIGAPMPPRLPPGTYLASFRIISADGHPVSGAIAFGIGMAPEGTATAPAEGTIWTEAAEILRFALYLGFMLGAGGALFHAAIAPPSAAMLRWMQAGACAGILAAVLGIGVQGGSMLAAPGPGALLQGGTWIAARASTVFARDATVALGLALVAIALGGRGTRLARLLGLAGAVLAAGGLSLSGHAATGGLPARLLLTLHALTAAFWLGAFLPLWALLRRDGAGALPAVRRFATIAIPAVALLLLSGVTQAALHLPGPSALLETTYGTLLLAKAGGALLLLALAGLNHRRLTPALALGRPSAPSSLRRSIMAEAALATLVLAATAVLSMTSPHQAGAQDHHHAAPEDGVTVATEVAGLSVTLQARPARAGPNRIDLWLARPDGTAFAAKEVWLEMSRPGAGIAGLRRPMREEAPGRFVLEGPELALPGDWTLRAEILLSDFEQADAVVSLPVAP; from the coding sequence GTGCGCCGCCTGCTTCCGCTGCTCCTGCTGTGCGGCCTGTGGCTGGTGCCTCTTTCCGGTGCCTGGGGCCATGCCGCGCTGCTGGGCAGCGACCCGGCGGACGGCGCCAGCCTCGCGCAGCCGCCGGACCGGCTGGTGCTGCGCTTCGACGAGGCGGTGACCCCCCTCGACCTCCGGCTGGCGGGGCCGGGCGGCGTGACGGTCCTGTCCCACGGGACGGGACAGGACAGCGCCACCATCGGGGCGCCAATGCCCCCGCGGCTGCCCCCCGGCACCTACCTTGCCAGCTTCCGGATCATCTCCGCCGACGGGCACCCGGTCAGCGGCGCCATCGCCTTCGGCATCGGCATGGCACCGGAAGGGACCGCCACCGCCCCGGCCGAGGGGACGATCTGGACCGAGGCGGCGGAGATCCTGCGCTTCGCCCTGTATCTGGGCTTCATGCTCGGCGCGGGCGGCGCCCTGTTCCACGCCGCGATCGCGCCGCCGTCCGCGGCCATGCTCCGTTGGATGCAGGCCGGTGCCTGCGCCGGCATCCTGGCGGCGGTTCTCGGCATCGGAGTGCAGGGCGGCAGCATGCTGGCGGCCCCCGGCCCCGGCGCGCTCCTGCAGGGCGGGACCTGGATCGCCGCCCGGGCCTCCACCGTCTTCGCGCGGGACGCCACCGTGGCGCTCGGCCTCGCCCTGGTGGCGATCGCCCTCGGCGGCCGGGGCACTCGCCTCGCCCGTCTCCTCGGCTTGGCGGGCGCCGTCCTGGCGGCGGGCGGCCTGAGCCTGTCCGGCCATGCCGCCACAGGCGGCCTTCCGGCCCGCCTCCTGCTCACCCTCCATGCGCTGACGGCGGCCTTCTGGCTGGGGGCCTTCCTGCCCCTCTGGGCCCTGCTGCGCCGCGACGGGGCAGGCGCGTTGCCGGCGGTGCGGCGCTTCGCCACCATCGCCATCCCCGCCGTCGCCCTGCTGCTGCTGAGCGGCGTGACCCAGGCGGCGCTGCACCTGCCGGGCCCATCCGCCCTGCTGGAAACGACCTACGGGACGCTGCTGCTGGCGAAGGCCGGCGGCGCCCTGCTGCTGCTCGCCCTGGCCGGGCTGAACCACCGGCGCCTCACCCCGGCCCTGGCCCTCGGCCGCCCCTCCGCCCCCTCGTCCCTGCGCCGCAGCATCATGGCCGAGGCAGCGCTGGCGACGCTGGTCCTGGCCGCCACCGCCGTGCTGAGCATGACCTCCCCCCACCAGGCGGGAGCACAGGACCACCACCACGCCGCGCCGGAGGACGGCGTCACCGTCGCGACCGAGGTGGCGGGGCTTTCCGTCACCCTCCAGGCGAGGCCGGCCCGGGCCGGGCCGAACCGCATCGATCTCTGGCTGGCCCGCCCGGATGGCACCGCCTTCGCCGCGAAGGAAGTCTGGCTGGAGATGTCGCGGCCCGGGGCGGGCATCGCCGGCCTCCGCCGCCCGATGCGGGAGGAGGCGCCGGGGCGCTTCGTGCTGGAAGGACCGGAACTGGCCCTGCCCGGGGACTGGACCCTGCGCGCCGAGATCCTCCTCAGCGATTTCGAACAGGCCGATGCGGTGGTCAGCCTGCCGGTGGCGCCCTGA
- a CDS encoding potassium channel family protein, whose translation MARNPVKTDAGVVVIGLGRFGGAVAQSLIRTGHEVLGIDEDPELVQRWADDLTHVVQADTTDADTLRSLGVAEFQHVVVGIGTNLEASVLTVLALSEMAIPQIWAKALTINHGRILERTGAHHVVYPEMAMGERVAHLVTGKMIDFIEFDDGFAIVKTRAPAEAVGRTLEESALRSRHGITIVGVKRRGADFTYARPETRVEAGDLLIVSGPTKLVEAFAALT comes from the coding sequence TTGGCTAGGAATCCCGTGAAGACCGATGCGGGGGTCGTGGTGATCGGGCTCGGCCGTTTCGGCGGCGCCGTGGCGCAGTCGCTGATCCGCACGGGGCATGAGGTGCTGGGGATCGACGAGGACCCCGAGCTGGTGCAGCGCTGGGCGGACGACCTGACGCATGTGGTGCAGGCGGACACGACCGATGCCGATACGCTGCGCAGCCTGGGCGTGGCGGAGTTCCAGCATGTCGTGGTGGGCATCGGCACCAACCTGGAGGCCAGCGTTCTGACGGTGCTGGCGCTGAGCGAGATGGCCATCCCGCAGATCTGGGCCAAGGCGCTGACCATCAACCACGGGCGCATCCTGGAGCGCACGGGCGCGCACCACGTCGTCTATCCCGAGATGGCGATGGGCGAGCGCGTGGCGCATCTGGTGACGGGCAAGATGATCGACTTCATCGAGTTCGACGACGGATTCGCCATCGTGAAGACCCGCGCCCCGGCCGAGGCGGTGGGCCGGACCCTGGAGGAATCCGCGCTGCGGTCGCGGCACGGCATCACCATCGTGGGCGTGAAGCGGCGCGGGGCCGATTTCACCTATGCCCGGCCGGAAACGCGGGTGGAGGCCGGGGACCTGCTGATCGTGTCCGGCCCGACGAAGCTGGTGGAAGCCTTTGCCGCGCTGACCTGA
- a CDS encoding TrkH family potassium uptake protein, with amino-acid sequence MRPRGGKGGASHIGLPPALLRAAPLPRHAFGSMLRHPTRVIPLAFLVVILLGTALLMLPPARSGGEGAPLVTALFTATSATSLSGISVVDMATYWAFPGQVVILLLMQAGGLGILTGATLLGLLVRRRIRLSSRLMTQAEMQVIAPGDVAAILRLVLAMTLGTELLVAGTLCLRLRLAYGMGWGEAAWTGVFHAVSAYTNAGLSTYGDSLVRFGSDLAVTGPVMLAVLAGGIGVPVVHDLRRAPWAPERWSLHTRLTLIGSGALLLLGWAGVLAYEWGNPATLAGLSVPERVHGALFHAVMTRSGGFNTVDVAAMRPETLLLSSALMLIGGGSASTAGGIRVTTFMLLGLAVWAEVRGSPDVNVFGRRLPESLLRQALTIALLAIGVVSIATLLLLSMTDLPTEKVLFEVVSALATVGLSAGVSADLPMPGLVILAGLMFLGRVGTVTIATALALRGTRATYRYPEERTIVG; translated from the coding sequence TTGCGACCACGCGGCGGGAAGGGCGGTGCCTCTCATATCGGCCTGCCGCCGGCGCTGCTCCGCGCGGCGCCCCTGCCGCGGCACGCCTTCGGCAGCATGCTGCGGCATCCGACGCGGGTGATCCCGCTCGCCTTCCTGGTGGTGATCCTGCTGGGCACCGCGCTGCTGATGCTGCCCCCGGCGCGGAGCGGCGGGGAGGGGGCGCCGCTTGTCACCGCGCTCTTCACGGCCACCTCGGCCACCAGCCTGTCCGGCATCTCGGTCGTGGACATGGCGACCTACTGGGCCTTTCCGGGGCAGGTGGTGATCCTGCTGCTGATGCAGGCGGGCGGGCTCGGCATCCTCACGGGCGCGACGCTGCTCGGCCTGCTGGTCCGGCGGCGCATCCGGCTGTCCTCGCGGCTCATGACCCAGGCGGAGATGCAGGTGATCGCGCCGGGGGATGTGGCCGCGATCCTGCGGCTGGTCCTGGCGATGACGCTGGGGACCGAGTTGCTGGTGGCGGGGACGCTCTGCCTGCGGCTGCGCCTCGCCTATGGCATGGGATGGGGGGAGGCGGCCTGGACCGGGGTCTTCCACGCGGTCTCCGCCTATACCAATGCGGGTCTGTCCACCTATGGCGACAGCCTCGTGCGCTTCGGCTCGGACCTCGCGGTGACGGGGCCGGTGATGCTGGCGGTGCTGGCGGGCGGGATCGGGGTGCCGGTGGTCCATGACCTGCGCCGCGCGCCGTGGGCGCCGGAACGCTGGAGCCTGCACACGCGGCTCACCCTGATCGGCAGCGGCGCGCTGCTGCTGCTCGGCTGGGCGGGGGTGCTGGCCTATGAATGGGGCAATCCGGCCACGCTGGCGGGGCTGTCCGTGCCGGAGCGCGTGCATGGTGCCCTGTTCCATGCGGTGATGACGCGCTCGGGCGGCTTCAACACCGTGGATGTCGCGGCGATGCGGCCGGAGACGCTGCTTCTCAGCAGCGCGCTGATGCTGATCGGCGGTGGCAGCGCCAGCACGGCGGGCGGCATCCGGGTGACGACCTTCATGCTGCTGGGCCTGGCCGTCTGGGCGGAGGTCCGGGGGTCGCCCGATGTCAACGTCTTCGGCCGGCGGCTGCCGGAATCCCTGTTGCGGCAGGCGCTGACGATCGCGCTGCTGGCGATCGGGGTGGTCAGCATCGCCACGCTGCTGCTGCTGTCGATGACGGATCTGCCGACGGAGAAGGTGCTGTTCGAGGTGGTGTCCGCCCTGGCGACGGTCGGATTGTCCGCGGGGGTTTCCGCCGACCTGCCCATGCCCGGGCTCGTGATCCTGGCCGGGCTGATGTTCCTGGGCCGGGTGGGCACGGTGACCATCGCCACGGCCCTTGCGCTGCGTGGCACCCGGGCCACCTACCGCTATCCGGAGGAGCGCACCATCGTTGGCTAG
- a CDS encoding citrate synthase family protein encodes MSSILIEMINITETGPPHLTAQEATARLGVSRQTLYSYVSRGLVRAVAAPDDPRRSLYDAQDVALLLERRGRGRARRDIAASTTDWGEPVLRSSLTLIDGGGFRYRGQDAVALSRRASLEEAAALLWGFPVAPAAPPEGPVPAGERPLERALRAVATEAARSDWALHPPRIAAGAARLLGLVVEAVAGESRKGEGAAHDRLAAAWGLDGRGGELLRRALVLCADHELNASAYAARVVASTGASLAACVLAGLAALSGPRHGGMTDRVRALAADPEVRRDPVRALGARLARGEEIPGFGHRLYPQGDPRAMALLEGFPVPEAWREMMRAAETLTGLRPTVDVALALMEECLPLPPGGGLGIFATGRTVGWIAHALEQRADGRLIRPRALYAGPGAGGGG; translated from the coding sequence TTGTCGTCAATCTTGATCGAGATGATCAACATCACCGAGACCGGCCCGCCCCATCTGACTGCCCAGGAGGCCACGGCGCGCCTCGGCGTCTCGCGGCAGACCCTCTACAGCTATGTGAGCCGTGGCCTGGTGCGTGCCGTCGCGGCGCCGGACGATCCGCGGCGCAGCCTCTATGATGCGCAGGACGTGGCCCTGCTGCTGGAACGGCGGGGACGGGGCCGGGCGAGGCGGGACATCGCGGCCTCCACCACCGACTGGGGGGAGCCGGTGCTGCGCTCCTCCCTGACGCTGATCGATGGCGGTGGGTTCCGCTATCGCGGCCAGGATGCGGTCGCCCTGTCGCGGCGGGCCTCGCTGGAGGAGGCGGCCGCCCTGCTCTGGGGCTTCCCGGTCGCGCCCGCCGCCCCGCCGGAGGGGCCTGTCCCGGCGGGGGAACGGCCGCTCGAACGGGCGCTGCGGGCGGTGGCCACCGAGGCGGCCCGCAGCGACTGGGCGCTGCACCCGCCCCGGATCGCGGCGGGGGCGGCCCGGCTGCTGGGCCTCGTGGTGGAGGCGGTGGCCGGGGAAAGCAGGAAAGGGGAAGGCGCCGCGCATGACCGGCTGGCCGCCGCCTGGGGCCTCGACGGCCGGGGGGGCGAGCTGCTGCGCCGGGCGCTGGTGCTCTGCGCCGACCATGAGCTGAACGCCTCCGCCTATGCCGCGCGGGTCGTCGCCTCCACGGGCGCCTCCCTGGCCGCCTGCGTGCTGGCCGGCCTCGCCGCCCTGTCCGGCCCCCGGCATGGCGGCATGACCGACCGCGTCCGCGCCCTGGCGGCGGACCCGGAGGTGCGGCGCGATCCGGTCAGGGCCCTCGGCGCCCGGCTCGCGCGGGGGGAGGAGATCCCGGGCTTCGGCCACCGCCTCTATCCGCAGGGCGATCCGAGGGCCATGGCGCTGCTGGAAGGTTTCCCGGTCCCGGAAGCGTGGCGGGAGATGATGCGAGCGGCCGAGACCCTGACGGGGCTCCGCCCGACCGTCGATGTCGCCCTGGCGCTGATGGAGGAATGCCTCCCCCTGCCGCCGGGGGGCGGGCTGGGCATCTTCGCCACCGGCCGGACGGTTGGATGGATCGCCCATGCGCTGGAGCAGCGCGCCGATGGAAGGCTGATCCGGCCGCGCGCCCTCTATGCCGGGCCGGGGGCCGGGGGCGGGGGTTGA
- a CDS encoding YcnI family protein, producing MLNRFAVAFGASLLALPAAAHVTLDQSAMPADSYLRVAIRVPHGCDGASTTGIRVQIPEGFRNVKPMPLAGWTLTTVTEEGTAAPGGHGESAPVREVAWRGGNLPDAFYQEFVLRVQTPKEPGQTVYFPIVQECEGGKVTRWIERPSASGGTLRAPAFAVRITPKG from the coding sequence ATGCTCAACCGCTTCGCCGTCGCCTTCGGCGCCAGCCTCCTCGCCCTCCCGGCCGCCGCGCATGTGACGCTGGACCAGTCCGCCATGCCGGCGGACAGCTACCTCCGCGTGGCCATCCGCGTGCCGCATGGCTGCGACGGCGCGTCCACCACCGGCATCCGGGTGCAGATCCCCGAGGGCTTCCGCAACGTGAAGCCGATGCCCCTGGCCGGCTGGACCCTGACCACCGTGACCGAGGAAGGCACCGCCGCACCCGGAGGCCATGGCGAGAGCGCGCCGGTCCGGGAGGTCGCCTGGCGGGGCGGCAACCTGCCCGACGCCTTCTACCAGGAGTTCGTCCTGCGGGTGCAGACGCCGAAGGAACCCGGCCAGACGGTCTATTTCCCCATCGTGCAGGAATGCGAGGGCGGCAAGGTGACCCGCTGGATCGAGCGCCCCTCCGCATCCGGCGGGACGCTGCGCGCCCCGGCCTTCGCCGTCCGCATCACGCCCAAGGGCTGA
- a CDS encoding DUF2332 domain-containing protein, translating to MPETPPERDRILASFAKQIGWCDSLGSPFTAGLLRLLAADLAAGGRTAALLGHWPGDPVADALPLRLAGALHALVLGGAAPELAAAYPPRAEAGPERLAPLLPSVLTTHHAFIEGFLASAPQTNEVGRSGVLLGGFLRIARDTGLPLDLLEIGASAGLNTVWDRFHYRLGGASWGDPASPVHLAPAWEGGLPPLDAPLRVASRRACDLSPIDLEDLAQRLRLRAYVWADQRERLARLDGAIAVARAAGQRVERADAAPWVRERLAGTAAGRATVLYHSIMWQYMPGETREDIAGTLRERGARASPQAPLAWLRFEPPTPEARPELRLTLWPGGMERRLATAQAHGSQVAWLDGTA from the coding sequence ATGCCCGAGACACCGCCGGAACGGGACAGGATCCTCGCCAGCTTCGCCAAACAGATCGGCTGGTGCGACAGCCTGGGCTCGCCCTTCACCGCCGGGCTGCTGCGCCTGCTTGCCGCCGATCTCGCCGCCGGCGGCCGCACGGCGGCGCTGCTGGGCCACTGGCCCGGCGACCCGGTGGCCGATGCGCTGCCGCTGCGGCTGGCGGGGGCGCTGCATGCGCTGGTGCTGGGCGGCGCGGCGCCGGAACTCGCCGCCGCCTATCCGCCCCGGGCGGAGGCAGGCCCGGAACGCCTCGCCCCGCTTCTGCCCAGTGTCCTGACAACCCATCATGCCTTCATCGAGGGCTTCCTGGCCTCCGCGCCGCAGACCAACGAGGTCGGACGATCCGGCGTGCTGCTCGGCGGATTCCTGCGGATCGCGCGGGATACCGGCCTGCCGCTGGACCTGCTGGAGATCGGCGCCAGCGCTGGCCTCAACACGGTCTGGGACCGCTTCCACTACCGTCTGGGCGGCGCGTCCTGGGGCGACCCGGCCAGCCCCGTGCATCTGGCTCCGGCCTGGGAGGGCGGCCTGCCGCCGCTGGATGCGCCGCTGCGCGTGGCGTCGCGCCGGGCCTGCGACCTTTCGCCGATCGACCTGGAGGACCTTGCCCAGCGCCTTCGCCTGCGCGCCTATGTCTGGGCGGACCAGCGCGAGCGCCTGGCCCGGCTGGACGGCGCCATCGCCGTGGCGCGGGCCGCCGGGCAGCGCGTGGAACGGGCCGACGCGGCCCCCTGGGTCCGGGAACGTCTGGCCGGAACGGCGGCCGGGCGCGCCACCGTCCTGTACCATTCCATCATGTGGCAATACATGCCCGGGGAAACGCGCGAGGACATTGCCGGAACGCTGCGGGAGCGCGGAGCGCGGGCCAGCCCGCAGGCACCGCTCGCCTGGCTGCGCTTCGAGCCGCCCACCCCCGAGGCCCGGCCGGAGCTGCGCCTGACCCTCTGGCCGGGCGGCATGGAGCGGCGGCTCGCCACCGCGCAGGCCCATGGCAGCCAGGTGGCCTGGCTGGACGGCACGGCGTGA
- a CDS encoding copper chaperone PCu(A)C, producing MAPFRRRLLPALLLPPLLATLPALAQQPGTIGIEQPWARAAVQGGTGGVFLTIRNTGTAPDRLLSASSPLPRAAELHTTVRDGDVMRMQPVQAIEIPAGGSVTLRPGGLHLMLVGLSAPMRVGEAVPVTLTFEHAGAITVQVPVQAAGATGPHGHH from the coding sequence ATGGCGCCGTTTCGCCGCCGGCTGCTGCCGGCCCTGCTCCTCCCGCCCCTCCTGGCCACCCTTCCCGCCCTGGCACAGCAGCCGGGCACCATCGGCATCGAGCAGCCCTGGGCCCGGGCGGCGGTGCAGGGCGGCACGGGCGGCGTGTTCCTGACCATCCGGAACACCGGCACCGCGCCGGACCGCCTGCTCTCCGCCAGCAGCCCCCTGCCCCGCGCGGCGGAGCTGCACACCACGGTGCGCGACGGCGACGTCATGCGCATGCAGCCGGTCCAGGCCATCGAAATCCCGGCGGGCGGCAGCGTCACCCTGCGCCCCGGCGGCCTGCATCTCATGCTGGTCGGCCTCTCGGCCCCGATGCGGGTGGGCGAGGCCGTCCCTGTCACCCTGACCTTCGAACATGCCGGCGCCATCACCGTACAGGTGCCGGTGCAGGCGGCGGGTGCCACCGGCCCGCATGGCCATCACTGA